aataattaataatgattgataataataattgtattcatttagcagatgcttttatccaaaattaCAAACAGTAGGGATTTATACCTGTTGATTTTCAGCCAAATACTATTCAAGTGAACAATGCTTATCCCCTAAACTCAAAATTAATTTAACCTTCAATGAACCAGCACAGGAGTGTGGGAACAATGGAAGGATTAACATTGAAGTGAATCGCAAGACTAACATTTTTAGAATTGGTATGCAGTGAAACTTTCAGTATTGTATCCTCTAATCTTCTACTTGTCTGCACTGTTGGGGAAGCAAGCAAACATCCTACAAAAGAGCATCAAATATGTAAGGAAACCCACTCAAATAAAAGTATAAACATAACTTATTTACATGTAAGTGAAAGTGAGGGTTTAAAGTGAGTTTAAACAGTGCAGTCAGTAGTGCAGATTGGGACAGAATGGTCGTGCAAACAGAATGGTAGTATAACCAGAATTGGTAATGTTGTTGGCCAGTGCCCAGTGGGTCAGTTAAGTAGTCTGACGGCCTGGAGGAAAAGTTATTTTTATAGCCTATACAGTCATAGATACAGTGACTCTAAAAGGGCTCGTGGTTACAGCAGCTATGAAGTGGTCACGGTTGCAGCGACTGTGTAAAGTTTTCATGGTTACAGCAAAGTTGAAATAGTCATGGTAATGGCAACTGTGAAGTTGTCATGGTTACACTGATCGGGAAGTAGTCATGGTTTAGTAAAAGACTATGATGTAGTCATGGTCATGGCAACCATTTAAAGGATTTATGATTCTGGGAACTTTGTGAAGTAGTCATGGTTACAGCGACTCTAAAATAACCAGTGTCACAGCAACTCTGAAGTAGCCACAGCAACTCTGTGAAGTAACCAGGGTTGCAGCAACGCTAGAAAATAGTCATGGTTACAGGCAGCGATTGTGTGTTAAGTAGTCATGCTTGCAACGGATTACCTGCCACGACTCCTCGGCCGTACCGTTCCCCGGAGGTCACGAGCTCCTCTACTTGTACCAGGTCCATCCCCAGCGCGTGCGTCAGGACATCTCTCCAGTCATCGCCCTCCCAGTCCTTCTGCGCGATGTGAACGGCCAAGGTGCAGTTCTCTATGGCTCCCAGCAGGGGTCGCCAACGCGTCTCGATTGTTTTGACACCATCTAATACGAGCCCTGCGTATGGCTGTCTGAATGACAGGCAGCTGACTTGAAGAGTCATTTCTATCCAGCTGGAATACCTGAAACAATCCTAAACAACAGCGATATTATTATTCTCATCCAGGCGCACCCAGTCTAAGTTAAGTCACCAAAGTCCGCCTGCCACACATGAATCCagtctccctccttctgtccgCGTTCCCCCAGTAGGCGGGAATAAACTGGTTAGCGTGCAGTCCGGTTGGCTGCAATGCTTTTATCGTCTTGCATTCTAAAATATGGCAGCTAGTTAAGCCGCAAATCAATAACGTGTACAGCTACGTTCTCATGAAAACAGCAACGGACCCGAGCCAGCCAGACCTCACTTCCTGAATGCGCCTTGACGTTTCGACTACGCTAGACAGTCATAGCGTCGCCTAGCGCCTACTTGTTGTTAAATCTTTATTGAGAACAGTCACTCCggagtttttttttactgatgtATACTTTATTAGTCATTAATACACAGGCATTCATTGAACACTTGCATATAAATGTTTACTGCAACAGAAGTATGAATGTATAAACAGCAGGATAACAGAGGGTGAAGAAACACATGCAACCCTAAATATGTacaggggtgtgtgtttctttgattgtatgtgtgttagactgtgtttgagtgtgagtgTATTGGTCCAACACCCGTCTGCTAACATCCCATCACTTAAGTTTCAGCAGTTTTCTCAGACCAGCTGAGAGGGTGGGGCAAGGTGTGTTTAAAATGCGtgtgaagattttttttaatagaAAACATATTCTAAGAGTAGCTATGTGTTTAACAGGCATGACCTTAGTGTCATTCAATCCAACTAGCATTATATGTTTGGAACAGAGTTTGGAAAATATGTTTgaacatcctccctccatctctcacacacacacacatattacctccctccatctcccacacacattttctctctctccatatctctcacaaacacactctccatCTCCTAGGAAATAAACACATGGAAGTACAAAAGAATATCACAATAATCACATACAGATATCATGACATCATCGTGTCATCAACGGGTTTCCTGTGTCTGGTCATCAGGTCACCCAGAAGAGACCCCTTCCTTCCCTTGCCAGAGTGGTTGCCATGGCGACCTGCCGCAAGGGTCAGGTGACCAGGGCTCAGTGTTCCGTGACAAGGCGGCTCCTCTCCAGGTGGACATGACTCTTCAACATCCTCGTCCTCATCTCCAGTCCCCAGcagtctctctctgcttcagttCACACAGCTTAGGCAGTCTGCATCCAGACAAACCGGTCTGAACCGGTCAGCAACCCGTCGGAACCAGTCTACAACCGGTCTGCAGCAGTCTGCCAGCTGCGAGGCTGGCCTAGTCAGGCATGTCAATACAGAGTTTGGGAGGCGGGACAAAGTACTTCCCTGGGCTCTGCGTGATCACCACGCCCGTCTTTTTGCGGAACATGGGCGCCATCTTGGGAGGCTCGTGAGCGGGCATCTCCTCGGACGCCTCGGGGTCCTCGTGATGCAGGTCGTACGACACGTTGCCGTACTCACGCAAGAAGGGGAGGAGTTCCAGCAGGAACTGGCAGAAGTCCTTCCTGATCCCAAACCACCCTGGAAATGAGGTGGAGAGGTAAGGAGTTAGACtatatctgtctctttctgttagACTCAGGGGttaaagtgggggggggggagtgaccaGTGGCTAAGAAATTGTGAATGACAAGTCATGTTCCGCAATAAATGTGCAAACTTATTTTTACGTCGCAGACACGGTCAGTCATAGACAACGGTGTGTCAGCTGTAACAGTTGCTCCCGGCAACGTTGTGGTAAGTTTGAGTGCACGGGCAGCGGCTCTATGACATGACGAGCTAGCACTTTACCGCTGCTGGCATATAGAAGCTTCCTCGAGCAAAACGTGCAGAAACAAGCTCCAGGCTCTCTCAGTGTCTTGCACCAACTGCCAAAAGGCTCGCCGTCTCTACCTTCTTCTATCCACACCCAGTGCCGTTTATTTTTGAGTCCTTTATCTATGGGTAGGACAACATCCCCCAGGCTTCAAGAATTTGCGCTCCATGCTTTCACCGACAACGCTAACGTGACGTATGGATCTCATCCACACTGTGTTGCCAGGACCCGCCCTGCTCTGCTATTGATAGGCTTGTAATGTTAGTTATAGCTGCGTTCCTCTCATATGATTGGTAGGGAAAAACAATTGACTCGAAAATATTAAACCGCATGCAAGTTCCCCCCACAAAAAATGTAATGGCCGCACGCCATCGAtccggcaggggggggggggtttaaatcCACTATCGGAATTCACACAGGCTGTAACCCTAGTACCTAGTCCGTCCTCACAAACAACACACTACAGGAATGAATATTTTTGGTTTTGAATCGCAGTGTATCACTAGTTACCATGCAGAGGAGCTATTAAGAGCCATTCTTTCAATATTTCAACGAgattttgagaaaaaaaaccaaacaaacacaagatGTAGCATATCAACCACCCCCCCGACTCACAGTGGTTCCCTCCCTTCTGTCCGAAGGTGGTGGCCATGAGGGTGACCAGCGACACCCACAGAGGCACGAACACAGACACGTAGCTGGACCCGTAGTGACCGTCCAGCTTGTGCACCAGCAGGATCTGGCGGCAAACAACTACAGGTCAACACATCTGAGAGAGACAGTCCGAtcgagaaagagacagagagatgacgCGTGACATGGAGCAAGAGAGGAATCGTAAGATAAGAGTTAGAATGTGCGAGACAGAGGAAAGAAAGTCTGtgtgagacggagagagaggatgcGAGAGAGATGGATCGACGGGTCGCCGTGACGACCGCGTACCTCGAATGTTAGCAGGGGCACCACGATGGTCAT
The genomic region above belongs to Hypomesus transpacificus isolate Combined female chromosome 20, fHypTra1, whole genome shotgun sequence and contains:
- the zgc:110222 gene encoding protein EOLA1 translates to MTLQVSCLSFRQPYAGLVLDGVKTIETRWRPLLGAIENCTLAVHIAQKDWEGDDWRDVLTHALGMDLVQVEELVTSGERYGRGVVAGLVEVGETWQCGVGQAGAELEGLERAALLRGLQDKHLTLLSNPRWLLQPLYARAHKDLWTIDIPVELLPSSS